In Acidimicrobiales bacterium, a single window of DNA contains:
- a CDS encoding NADH-ubiquinone oxidoreductase-F iron-sulfur binding region domain-containing protein has translation MRTARRVLWSSTIDTLDEYVRRRGGAGLEVARRADPEWLISTLEASGLRGRGGAGFPTGRKWRTMVENRSTLEPTTVVVNGAEGEPGTFKDRSIIRRCPYHVIEGAIIAALAVDADHIVFGMKKSFAREVTRMRSAVEEVVAAGWADGISFEVFEGPDEYLYGEETALLETIDGRYPFPRLAPPFRRGLERVSRRHAGAAPRTGLSSRVQLAGPQEFLTAPPALVDNVETLANVPRIMARGANWFRTLGTEQSPGTIVCTVTGASRRHGVGEVMMGTSLRKVIQMIGGGARRGHRIKAVLPGVANGIIPEDLLDTPVAYETMQAIGSGVGSGGFIVLDDTVDMVALSAGVSRFLGVESCGQCQPCKLTGLALSEDLRTISHSDAGDHHLEQAKARAGNVADRARCYLAHQHQVVLQSILSRYGQEFDDHVAGRIGPVEPYLIAELVDIVDGKAVVDERFAEKQPDWSYDESSTGKNPADRLGQNRFGEWSFRP, from the coding sequence GTGAGAACGGCCCGCCGGGTGCTGTGGTCCAGCACCATCGACACCCTTGACGAGTACGTCCGCCGCCGGGGAGGCGCCGGGCTCGAGGTCGCCCGCCGGGCCGACCCCGAATGGCTCATCAGCACGCTCGAGGCGTCGGGCCTGCGGGGCCGGGGCGGCGCGGGGTTCCCGACGGGCCGCAAGTGGCGCACGATGGTGGAGAACCGGTCGACGCTCGAGCCGACCACCGTCGTCGTCAACGGCGCCGAGGGCGAGCCGGGCACGTTCAAGGACCGCTCCATCATCCGGCGGTGCCCGTACCACGTGATCGAGGGGGCGATCATCGCCGCCCTGGCCGTGGACGCCGACCACATCGTGTTCGGCATGAAGAAGTCGTTCGCCCGAGAGGTGACGCGGATGCGGTCGGCCGTCGAGGAGGTCGTCGCCGCCGGCTGGGCCGACGGCATCTCGTTCGAGGTCTTCGAGGGCCCCGACGAGTACCTCTACGGCGAGGAGACGGCCCTCCTGGAGACCATCGACGGCCGCTATCCGTTCCCCCGCCTCGCTCCCCCGTTCCGGAGGGGCCTCGAGCGGGTGTCGAGGCGCCACGCCGGCGCCGCCCCCCGCACCGGGCTGTCCTCCCGCGTCCAGCTGGCCGGTCCCCAGGAGTTCCTGACCGCGCCCCCGGCCCTCGTCGACAACGTGGAGACGCTGGCCAACGTCCCCCGGATCATGGCCCGCGGCGCCAACTGGTTCCGGACCCTCGGCACCGAGCAGTCGCCCGGCACCATCGTGTGCACCGTCACCGGGGCGTCCCGGCGCCATGGCGTCGGCGAGGTGATGATGGGGACGTCGCTGCGCAAGGTCATCCAGATGATCGGCGGTGGCGCCCGCCGGGGGCACCGCATCAAGGCCGTCCTGCCCGGCGTGGCCAACGGGATCATCCCGGAGGACCTGCTGGACACGCCCGTCGCCTACGAGACCATGCAGGCCATCGGGAGCGGCGTCGGGTCGGGCGGGTTCATCGTGCTCGACGACACGGTCGACATGGTCGCCCTCTCCGCCGGCGTCTCCCGGTTCCTCGGCGTGGAGTCGTGCGGCCAGTGCCAGCCGTGCAAGCTCACCGGCCTGGCCCTGTCGGAGGACCTGCGGACCATCAGCCACTCCGACGCCGGCGACCACCACCTGGAGCAGGCGAAGGCGCGGGCCGGCAACGTGGCCGACCGGGCCCGTTGCTACCTCGCCCACCAGCACCAGGTGGTGCTCCAGAGCATCCTCTCCCGCTACGGGCAGGAGTTCGACGACCACGTCGCCGGCCGCATCGGGCCGGTGGAGCCGTACCTGATCGCCGAGCTGGTCGACATCGTGGACGGCAAGGCGGTCGTCGACGAGCGCTTCGCCGAGAAACAGCCCGACTGGTCATACGACGAGTCCTCCACCGGGAAGAACCCGGCCGACCGGCTGGGCCAGAACCGCTTCGGGGAGTGGAGCTTCCGGCCCTGA